The Excalfactoria chinensis isolate bCotChi1 chromosome 10, bCotChi1.hap2, whole genome shotgun sequence genome has a segment encoding these proteins:
- the KLHL25 gene encoding kelch-like protein 25 has translation MSVSVHENRKSRTSTGSMNILLFHKASHPDCVLSHLNTLRKHCMFTDVTLWAGNRSFPCHRAVLAASSRYFEAMFSNGLRESLDDEVNFHDSLHPEVLELLLDFAYSSRIIINEENAESLLEAGDMLQFHDVRDAAAEFLEKNLYPSNCLGMMLLSDAHQCRRLYELSWRMCLVNFETVHKSEDFNNLSKDTLLDLISSDELEIEDEEKVFKAVLQWVKYDLDERKAYLPELLRNVRLALLPSECLKEALACEDLIMVDERNKLVLDEAIQCKKKILQNDGIVTSPCARPRKAGHTLLILGGQTFMCDKIYQVDQKAKEIIPKADLPSPRKEFSACAIGCKVYITGGRGSENGVSKDVWVYDTVHEEWSKAAPMLIARFGHGSAELENCLYVVGGHTAVAGVFPASPSVSLKQVEKYDPASNKWMMVAPLRDGVSNAAVVSARLKLFVFGGTSIHRDMVSKVQCYDPVENRWTIKAECPQPWRYTAAAVLGSQIFIMGGDTEFTAASAYRFDCETDQWTRIGDMTAKRMSCHALASGNKLYVVGGYFGTQRCKTLDCYDPTSDTWNCITTVPYSLIPTAFVSTWKHLPS, from the coding sequence ATGTCAGTCAGCGTCCACGAGAACCGCAAATCCCGGACAAGCACGGGCTCCATGAACATCCTGCTTTTCCACAAAGCTTCCCACCCAGACTGCGTCTTATCCCACCTGAACACCCTCCGGAAGCACTGCATGTTCACTGATGTCACCCTTTGGGCAGGAAACAGGTCATTCCCATGTCACcgtgcagtgctggctgcttcCAGCAGGTACTTTGAAGCCATGTTCAGCAATGGCCTCCGGGAGAGCTTGGATGACGAGGTGAATTTCCATGACAGCCTCCATCCggaggtgctggagctgctcctggaCTTTGCTTATTCCTCTCGGATCATCATCAATGAGGAAAATGCAGAGTCCCTCCTGGAGGCTGGAGACATGTTACAGTTCCACGATGTCCGAGATGCGGCAGCCGAGTTCCTGGAGAAGAACCTCTACCCTTCCAACTGCCTGGGCATGATGCTGCTCTCAGATGCCCATCAGTGCCGGCGACTCTACGAGCTCTCCTGGAGGATGTGCCTGGTCAACTTTGAGACTGTTCACAAGAGTGAGGACTTCAACAACCTTTCCAAGGACACTCTGTTGGACCTAATCTCCAGTGACGAGTTGGAGATTGAGGACGAGGAGAAGGTCTTTAAGGCTGTCCTTCAGTGGGTGAAGTATGATTTGGATGAGCGGAAGGCCTATCTCCCAGAGCTTCTGAGGAATGTCCGCTTGGCCCTGCTTCCTTCTGAATGCCTCAAGGAAGCTTTGGCTTGTGAGGATCTGATCATGGTGGATGAAAGGAACAAGCTTGTCTTGGACGAAGCCATTCAATGCAAGAAGAAGATCCTCCAGAATGATGGGATTGTCACCAGTCCCTGTGCCAGGCCTCGCAAAGCCGGGCACACCTTATTGATCCTGGGAGGACAGACCTTCATGTGTGACAAGATCTACCAAGTGGatcaaaaagcaaaggaaattatCCCCAAAGCAGACCTGCCGAGCCCACGGAAGGAGTTCAGTGCCTGTGCCATTGGCTGCAAAGTGTACATCACTGGTGGCAGGGGCTCAGAGAACGGGGTCTCCAAAGATGTGTGGGTTTATGATACTGTACATGAAGAATGGTCAAAAGCTGCCCCCATGTTGATAGCGCGGTTTGGGCATGGCTCAGCTGAGCTGGAAAACTGCCTGTATGTGGTTGGTGGACACACTGCTGTGGCCGGGGTCTTCCCCGCATCACCTTCTGTTTCCTTGAAGCAAGTAGAGAAGTATGATCCTGCATCCAATAAATGGATGATGGTGGCTCCTTTAAGAGACGGTGTGAGCAATGCTGCGGTGGTAAGCGCCAGGCTGAAACTTTTTGTCTTTGGTGGAACCAGCATCCACCGGGACATGGTGTCCAAAGTGCAGTGCTACGATCCAGTGGAGAATCGGTGGACGATCAAAGCGGAGTGCCCACAGCCCTGGCGCTACACTGCAGCCGCAGTCCTGGGCAGCCAGATTTTCATCATGGGGGGAGACACGGAGTTCACAGCAGCATCTGCCTATCGCTTTGACTGCGAGACGGACCAGTGGACACGCATTGGGGACATGACAGCCAAGCGCATGTCGTGCCATGCTTTGGCCTCAGGAAATAAACTCTATGTGGTGGGTGGTTACTTTGGGACTCAGAGGTGCAAAACGCTGGACTGCTACGATCCTACATCAGACACGTGGAACTGTATCACAACGGTGCCTTATTCACTCATCCCTACAGCTTTTGTCAGCACCTGGAAGCATTTGCCATCATGA